A window from Streptomyces subrutilus encodes these proteins:
- the alaS gene encoding alanine--tRNA ligase, with translation MESAEIRRRWLSFFEERGHAVVPSASLIADDPTLLLVPAGMVPFKPYFLGEVKPPAPTLTSVQKCVRTPDIEEVGKTTRHGTFFQMCGNFSFGDYFKEGAIKYAWELLTSSVADGGYGLEPEKLWITVYLDDDEAEQIWRDVIGVPAERIQRLGKKDNFWSMGVPGPCGPCSEINYDRGPEFGAEGGPAVNDERYVEIWNLVFMQYERGAGDGKEDFPILGDLPSKNIDTGLGLERLAMILQGVQNMYETDTLRVVMDKATELTGVRYGAAQGTDVSLRVVADHIRTSAMLIGDGVTPGNEGRGYVLRRIMRRAIRNMRLMGATGPVVQELIGVVIDTMGLQYPELVTDRKRIETVALAEEAAFLKAVKGGTNILDTAVTETRAAGGTVLSGDKAFLLHDTWGFPIDLTLEMAAEQGLSVDEPGFRRLMQEQRDRAKADAKAKKTGHADMSAYREIADGSGATEFTGYATTQGESTIVGLLVNGASSPAASEGDEVEVVLDRTPFYAEGGGQLADQGRIRLDSGAVIVVRDVQQPVPGVSVHKGSVQVGEVTVGASAYAAIDIQRRRAIARAHSATHLTHQALRDALGPTAAQAGSENSPGRFRFDFGSPNAVPGSVLTDVEQKINDVLSRELDVTAEIMSIDEAKKQGAIAEFGEKYGERVRVVTIGDFSKELCGGTHVGNTAQLGLVKLLGESSIGSGVRRVEALVGVDAYNFLAKEHTVVAQLQELVKGRPEELPEKIASMLGKLKDAEKEIEKFRAEKVLQAAAGLAAGAQDVRGVAVVTGQVPDGTGADDLRRLVLDVRGRIQGDRPAVVALFTVANDRPLTVIATNEAARERGLKAGDLVRAAAKTLGGGGGGKPDVAQGGGQNPAAIGDAIAAVERLVGETA, from the coding sequence ATGGAGTCGGCTGAAATCCGCCGCCGCTGGCTGAGCTTCTTCGAGGAGCGCGGTCACGCCGTTGTCCCTTCGGCGTCGCTCATCGCGGACGACCCGACTCTGCTGCTGGTCCCGGCCGGCATGGTGCCGTTCAAGCCGTACTTCCTCGGCGAGGTCAAGCCGCCCGCCCCGACGCTCACCAGCGTCCAGAAGTGCGTGCGCACGCCCGACATCGAAGAGGTCGGCAAGACCACCCGCCACGGCACCTTCTTCCAGATGTGCGGCAACTTCTCCTTCGGCGACTACTTCAAGGAAGGCGCCATCAAGTACGCCTGGGAGCTGCTCACCAGCTCCGTGGCGGACGGCGGCTACGGCCTGGAGCCGGAGAAGCTCTGGATCACCGTCTACCTCGACGACGACGAGGCCGAGCAGATCTGGCGCGACGTGATCGGCGTCCCGGCCGAGCGCATCCAGCGCCTGGGCAAGAAGGACAACTTCTGGTCCATGGGCGTCCCCGGACCCTGCGGCCCCTGCTCCGAGATCAACTACGACCGCGGCCCGGAGTTCGGCGCCGAGGGCGGCCCCGCCGTCAACGACGAGCGCTACGTGGAGATCTGGAACCTGGTCTTCATGCAGTACGAGCGCGGCGCCGGCGACGGGAAGGAGGACTTCCCGATCCTCGGCGACCTGCCGTCGAAGAACATCGACACCGGTCTCGGCCTCGAACGCCTCGCGATGATCCTGCAGGGCGTGCAGAACATGTACGAGACCGACACCCTGCGCGTGGTGATGGACAAGGCCACCGAGCTGACCGGCGTGCGCTACGGCGCCGCGCAGGGGACCGACGTCTCGCTGCGCGTGGTCGCCGACCACATCCGCACCTCCGCCATGCTCATCGGCGACGGCGTCACCCCCGGCAACGAGGGCCGCGGCTACGTGCTGCGCCGCATCATGCGCCGCGCCATCCGCAACATGCGCCTGATGGGCGCCACCGGCCCGGTCGTCCAGGAGCTCATCGGCGTCGTGATCGACACGATGGGCCTGCAGTACCCGGAGCTCGTCACCGACCGCAAGCGCATCGAGACCGTCGCGCTCGCCGAGGAGGCCGCGTTCCTCAAGGCCGTCAAGGGCGGCACGAACATCCTCGACACCGCCGTCACCGAGACCAGGGCCGCCGGCGGCACCGTCCTCTCCGGTGACAAGGCCTTCCTGCTCCACGACACCTGGGGCTTCCCGATCGACCTCACCCTGGAGATGGCCGCCGAGCAGGGCCTCTCCGTGGACGAGCCCGGCTTCCGCCGCCTGATGCAGGAGCAGCGCGACCGGGCCAAGGCCGACGCCAAGGCCAAGAAGACCGGCCACGCGGACATGTCCGCCTACCGGGAGATCGCCGACGGCTCCGGCGCCACCGAGTTCACCGGCTACGCCACCACCCAGGGCGAGTCCACCATCGTCGGCCTGCTGGTCAACGGCGCCTCCTCGCCCGCCGCCTCCGAGGGCGACGAGGTCGAGGTCGTCCTCGACCGCACCCCCTTCTACGCGGAGGGCGGCGGCCAGCTCGCCGACCAGGGCCGCATCCGGCTCGACTCGGGCGCGGTCATCGTCGTCCGCGACGTGCAGCAGCCCGTTCCCGGCGTCTCCGTCCACAAGGGCAGCGTCCAGGTCGGCGAGGTGACGGTGGGCGCCTCCGCGTACGCCGCCATCGACATCCAGCGCCGCCGGGCCATCGCCCGCGCCCACTCGGCCACGCACCTGACCCATCAGGCCCTGCGCGACGCCCTCGGCCCGACCGCCGCCCAGGCCGGCTCCGAGAACTCGCCGGGCCGCTTCCGCTTCGACTTCGGCTCCCCGAACGCGGTGCCCGGCTCGGTCCTCACCGACGTCGAGCAGAAGATCAACGACGTGCTCTCGCGCGAGCTGGACGTCACCGCCGAGATCATGAGCATCGACGAGGCGAAGAAGCAGGGCGCCATCGCCGAGTTCGGCGAGAAGTACGGCGAGCGCGTGCGCGTCGTGACCATCGGCGACTTCTCCAAGGAGCTGTGCGGCGGCACCCACGTCGGCAACACCGCCCAGCTCGGCCTGGTGAAGCTGCTCGGCGAGTCCTCCATCGGCTCCGGCGTGCGCCGCGTCGAGGCCCTCGTCGGCGTGGACGCGTACAACTTCCTCGCCAAGGAGCACACGGTCGTCGCCCAGCTCCAGGAGCTCGTCAAGGGCCGTCCGGAGGAGCTGCCGGAGAAGATCGCCTCCATGCTCGGCAAGCTGAAGGACGCCGAGAAGGAGATCGAGAAGTTCCGCGCGGAGAAGGTCCTCCAGGCCGCCGCCGGCCTCGCGGCCGGCGCCCAGGACGTCCGCGGCGTCGCCGTCGTCACCGGTCAGGTGCCGGACGGCACGGGCGCCGACGACCTGCGCCGGCTGGTCCTCGACGTGCGCGGGCGCATCCAGGGCGACCGTCCGGCCGTCGTGGCCCTCTTCACCGTGGCGAACGACCGCCCGCTGACCGTCATCGCCACCAACGAGGCCGCCCGCGAACGCGGCCTGAAGGCCGGCGACCTGGTCCGGGCCGCTGCCAAGACCCTCGGCGGAGGCGGCGGCGGCAAGCCCGACGTCGCCCAGGGCGGCGGTCAGAACCCGGCCGCCATCGGCGACGCCATCGCGGCCGTCGAGCGCCTCGTGGGGGAGACGGCCTGA
- the ruvX gene encoding Holliday junction resolvase RuvX yields the protein MTLRRGRRLAVDVGDARIGVASCDPDGVLATPVETVPGRDVPSAHRRLRQLVAEYEPLEVVVGLPRSLSGREGPAAVKVRAFAVELAKGIKPVTVRLVDERMTTVTAAQGLRASGRNAKKGRSVIDQAAAVVILQNALETERVSGNPPGECVEVVV from the coding sequence ATGACGCTGCGCCGCGGCCGACGACTGGCCGTCGACGTCGGGGACGCCCGGATCGGGGTCGCCTCGTGCGACCCCGACGGGGTGCTCGCCACGCCGGTGGAGACGGTTCCGGGACGGGACGTCCCGTCCGCCCACCGGCGGCTGCGGCAGCTCGTCGCGGAGTACGAGCCCCTCGAAGTGGTGGTCGGGCTGCCCCGTTCGCTCAGCGGGCGGGAGGGGCCGGCCGCGGTCAAGGTCCGCGCCTTCGCCGTCGAACTGGCCAAGGGCATCAAGCCGGTGACCGTCCGTCTGGTCGACGAGCGGATGACCACCGTCACCGCGGCGCAGGGCCTGCGGGCCTCCGGCCGGAACGCGAAGAAGGGCCGGTCGGTCATCGACCAGGCGGCCGCCGTGGTGATCCTGCAGAACGCGCTGGAGACCGAACGGGTATCAGGTAATCCGCCTGGCGAGTGCGTCGAAGTGGTTGTCTGA
- the mltG gene encoding endolytic transglycosylase MltG, producing MTEYGRGRGPEPWHPEDPLYGDQGWTGHPTQQGQVPYAGAQQAYPQEPQYQDPQQYQQDPAYAQAPQQGYPQEPQYQDPSYPQEYQQHPEPQQYPVEPGFDDRRYAAPQYAQAQQGYAPAQQAPQQAQPQQPVYDSQGWDTGQGQYVAAAAQADAYAGVDPYAQQPVNGYPGETPDLYTTAEAYPPPQPPGRRHLEPDPAEEPQGSDLLTEERDPADGGGDDGNGTGGRRGGRAKGDKPKRSGAACLVASLVIVTVLGGGGYYGYTYLKDRFAAAEDYAGSGTDETVDVEIPKGSGLGQMGRILKKAGVVASAQAFVDAANANPKGKSIQPGIYPLKKRMSAASVVELMTDPTKLQVLTVTEGMRNAAVYEAIDRKLGKSVGTTQEIAKREVKNLGLPAWANNDPRLMDPLEGFLLPMRYDLSKDSSPESLLKEMVKNATDKYAELGIEGKAKSLGLENPLQVITVASLVNAEGKNHDDFRKMAEVVYNRLKKTNDVTNQKIEFDSTYNYIKGQSEINFNLKEARKFDHPYNTHFVKGLPPGPIGNPGTDALTATLNPDHGGWMFFVSVDGDKTSFTQTYDEHLKLVEEFQERQKQKNGG from the coding sequence ATGACCGAGTATGGCCGGGGCCGTGGCCCTGAACCGTGGCACCCCGAGGACCCCCTGTACGGGGACCAGGGGTGGACCGGGCACCCGACCCAGCAGGGCCAGGTGCCCTACGCCGGTGCCCAGCAGGCGTATCCGCAGGAGCCGCAGTACCAGGACCCGCAGCAGTACCAGCAGGACCCCGCGTACGCGCAGGCCCCCCAGCAGGGGTACCCGCAGGAGCCGCAGTACCAGGACCCCTCGTACCCGCAGGAGTACCAGCAGCACCCCGAGCCGCAGCAGTACCCCGTCGAACCCGGGTTCGACGACCGGCGGTACGCCGCGCCGCAGTACGCCCAGGCGCAGCAGGGCTACGCCCCTGCGCAGCAGGCCCCGCAGCAGGCCCAGCCGCAGCAGCCGGTCTACGACTCGCAGGGCTGGGACACGGGCCAGGGCCAGTACGTCGCCGCCGCCGCGCAGGCCGACGCCTACGCCGGGGTGGACCCGTACGCCCAGCAGCCGGTCAACGGCTACCCGGGGGAGACCCCCGACCTCTACACCACCGCGGAGGCCTATCCGCCCCCGCAGCCGCCCGGCCGCCGCCACCTGGAGCCGGACCCGGCCGAGGAACCGCAGGGCTCCGACCTGCTCACCGAGGAGCGCGATCCGGCCGACGGCGGCGGGGACGACGGGAACGGGACCGGCGGCCGCCGGGGCGGACGCGCGAAGGGCGACAAGCCCAAGCGCAGCGGCGCCGCCTGCCTGGTCGCCAGCCTGGTCATCGTCACGGTGCTCGGTGGTGGCGGCTACTACGGCTACACGTACCTCAAGGACCGGTTCGCCGCGGCGGAGGACTACGCCGGCTCCGGTACGGACGAGACCGTCGACGTCGAGATCCCCAAGGGCTCGGGACTGGGCCAGATGGGCCGCATCCTCAAGAAGGCCGGTGTCGTCGCGAGCGCCCAGGCCTTCGTGGACGCCGCCAACGCCAACCCCAAGGGCAAGTCGATCCAGCCTGGCATCTACCCGCTGAAGAAGCGCATGTCGGCCGCCTCCGTGGTCGAGCTCATGACAGACCCGACCAAGCTCCAGGTGCTCACCGTCACCGAGGGCATGCGCAACGCGGCGGTCTACGAGGCGATCGACCGCAAGCTCGGCAAGTCCGTGGGCACCACCCAGGAGATCGCCAAGCGCGAGGTCAAGAACCTCGGCCTGCCGGCGTGGGCCAACAACGACCCGAGGCTCATGGACCCGCTGGAGGGCTTCCTCCTCCCGATGCGCTACGACCTGAGCAAGGACAGCAGCCCCGAGTCCCTGCTCAAGGAGATGGTCAAGAACGCGACCGACAAGTACGCGGAGCTGGGGATCGAGGGCAAGGCCAAGAGCCTGGGCCTGGAGAACCCGCTCCAGGTGATCACGGTCGCCAGCCTCGTCAACGCCGAGGGCAAGAACCACGACGACTTCCGGAAGATGGCGGAGGTGGTCTACAACCGCCTCAAGAAGACCAACGACGTCACCAACCAGAAGATCGAGTTCGACTCGACGTACAACTACATCAAGGGCCAGAGCGAGATCAACTTCAACCTCAAGGAAGCCCGGAAGTTCGACCACCCCTACAACACGCACTTCGTGAAGGGGCTGCCCCCGGGCCCGATCGGCAACCCGGGCACGGACGCGCTGACCGCCACGCTCAACCCCGACCACGGCGGCTGGATGTTCTTCGTCTCGGTCGACGGCGACAAGACGAGCTTCACCCAGACCTACGACGAGCACCTCAAGCTCGTCGAGGAGTTCCAGGAACGGCAGAAGCAGAAGAACGGCGGATAG
- a CDS encoding shikimate dehydrogenase codes for MSRIRAAVLGSPIEHSLSPVLHRAAYRELGLDDWTYDRFEIDEAALPGFVAGLGPEWAGLSLTMPLKRAVIPLLDAVSDTAASVKAVNTVVLTPDGRRLGDNTDVPGIVAALHERGIDEVPSAAVLGAGATASSALAALARICTGEVTAYVRSSARADEMREWGRRLGVDVRTADWSAAAAALTAPLVIATTPAGATDELAGAVPEAPGTLFDVLYDPWPTALAAAWTARDGALVGGLDLLVHQAVLQVEQMTGRPTGPLAAMRAAGEAALRARH; via the coding sequence ATGTCACGGATACGGGCCGCGGTGCTGGGCTCGCCCATCGAGCACTCGCTCTCACCGGTGCTGCACCGCGCCGCCTACCGGGAGCTCGGCCTCGACGACTGGACCTACGACCGGTTCGAGATCGACGAGGCCGCGCTCCCCGGATTCGTGGCGGGGCTCGGCCCCGAGTGGGCCGGGCTCTCGCTGACCATGCCGCTCAAGCGGGCGGTCATCCCGCTGCTGGACGCGGTCAGTGACACCGCCGCCTCGGTGAAGGCGGTCAACACGGTCGTCCTCACCCCGGACGGCCGCCGCCTCGGGGACAACACCGACGTCCCCGGGATCGTCGCCGCGCTCCACGAGCGCGGCATCGACGAGGTGCCCTCCGCCGCCGTCCTCGGCGCCGGCGCCACCGCCTCGTCGGCGCTGGCCGCCCTCGCGCGGATCTGCACCGGCGAGGTCACCGCGTACGTGCGCTCGTCGGCCCGGGCCGACGAGATGCGGGAGTGGGGCCGGCGGCTGGGCGTCGACGTGCGCACCGCCGACTGGTCCGCGGCCGCCGCGGCGCTGACCGCCCCCCTGGTCATCGCCACCACCCCGGCCGGGGCCACCGACGAGCTCGCCGGAGCCGTGCCCGAGGCCCCCGGCACCCTCTTCGACGTCCTCTACGACCCCTGGCCCACCGCTCTCGCCGCCGCCTGGACGGCGCGGGACGGCGCCCTCGTGGGCGGCCTGGACCTGCTGGTCCACCAGGCCGTGCTCCAGGTCGAGCAGATGACCGGCCGTCCGACCGGCCCGCTGGCGGCCATGCGCGCCGCCGGCGAGGCCGCGCTCCGCGCTCGTCACTGA
- the aroC gene encoding chorismate synthase: protein MSRLRWLTAGESHGPALVATLEGLPAGVPVTTELVADHLARRRLGYGRGARMKFEQDEITFLGGVRHGLSQGSPIAVMIGNTEWPKWETVMSADPVDPSLLKDTGRNAPLTRPRPGHADLAGMQKYGFSEARPILERASARETAARVALGAVARSFIKEAAGIEIVSHVVELAAAKAPYGVYPTPADVDRLDADPVRCLDADASKAMVAEIDQAHKDGDTLGGVVEVLAYGVPVGLGSHVHWDRRLDARLAAALMGIQAIKGVEVGDGFDLARVPGSKAHDEIVSTPEGLKRTSGRSGGTEGGLTTGELLRVRAAMKPIATVPRALATVDVATGEATVAHHQRSDVCAVPAAGIVAEAMVALVLADAVVEKFGGDSVPETRRNVRSYLDNLQIR from the coding sequence TTGAGCAGGTTGCGTTGGCTGACCGCGGGAGAGTCGCACGGACCGGCACTGGTCGCGACGCTGGAGGGTCTTCCCGCCGGCGTCCCGGTCACCACCGAGCTGGTGGCCGATCACCTGGCCCGGCGCCGGCTCGGCTATGGCCGCGGTGCCCGGATGAAGTTCGAGCAGGACGAGATCACCTTCCTCGGCGGTGTCCGCCACGGGCTGTCGCAGGGCTCGCCCATCGCGGTCATGATCGGCAACACCGAGTGGCCCAAGTGGGAGACGGTCATGTCGGCCGACCCGGTCGACCCCTCGCTGCTCAAGGACACCGGCCGCAACGCGCCGCTGACCCGTCCCCGCCCCGGCCACGCCGACCTGGCGGGCATGCAGAAGTACGGCTTCTCCGAGGCCCGGCCGATCCTGGAGCGCGCCAGCGCCCGGGAGACCGCCGCCCGCGTCGCGCTCGGCGCCGTCGCCCGCTCCTTCATCAAGGAGGCCGCGGGCATCGAGATCGTCTCGCACGTGGTGGAGCTGGCCGCGGCCAAGGCCCCGTACGGCGTCTACCCGACCCCCGCCGACGTCGACCGGCTCGACGCCGACCCGGTGCGCTGCCTCGACGCCGACGCGTCGAAGGCGATGGTCGCCGAGATCGACCAGGCCCACAAGGACGGCGACACCCTCGGCGGCGTCGTCGAGGTCCTCGCCTACGGCGTGCCGGTCGGCCTCGGCTCGCACGTGCACTGGGACCGCCGGCTCGACGCCCGCCTCGCCGCCGCCCTCATGGGCATCCAGGCCATCAAGGGCGTCGAGGTCGGGGACGGGTTCGACCTGGCCCGCGTACCCGGCTCGAAGGCTCACGACGAGATCGTCTCCACCCCCGAGGGCCTCAAGCGCACCTCCGGCCGCTCCGGCGGCACCGAGGGCGGCCTGACCACCGGTGAACTGCTGCGCGTACGGGCGGCGATGAAGCCCATCGCGACCGTGCCGCGCGCCCTCGCCACCGTGGACGTCGCCACCGGCGAGGCCACCGTCGCCCACCACCAGCGCTCCGACGTCTGCGCCGTGCCCGCCGCGGGCATCGTCGCCGAGGCCATGGTCGCCCTGGTGCTGGCCGACGCCGTCGTCGAGAAGTTCGGCGGCGACTCGGTCCCCGAGACCCGCCGCAACGTCCGCTCGTACCTCGACAACCTGCAGATCCGGTGA
- a CDS encoding shikimate kinase, whose product MGSGKSTVGALLAERLGVPYRDSDADIVAAQGREIADLFVDEGEPYFRALEREAVAAAVAAHTGVLALGGGAVLDEGTRGLLAGLPVVYLSMDVEEAVRRVGLGAARPLLAVNPRRQWRELMDARRPLYTEVARVVVATDDRTPEEVAQAVLDALELKDV is encoded by the coding sequence ATGGGCTCCGGCAAGTCCACGGTGGGGGCGCTGCTCGCCGAGCGGCTCGGCGTCCCCTACCGGGACAGCGACGCCGACATCGTCGCCGCGCAGGGCCGGGAGATCGCCGACCTGTTCGTGGACGAGGGCGAGCCGTACTTCCGCGCGCTGGAGCGGGAGGCCGTCGCGGCCGCCGTCGCCGCGCACACCGGGGTCCTCGCGCTGGGCGGCGGCGCCGTCCTCGACGAGGGCACCCGCGGCCTGCTGGCCGGCCTGCCCGTCGTCTACCTGTCGATGGACGTCGAGGAAGCCGTACGCCGCGTGGGCCTGGGCGCGGCCCGCCCGCTGCTCGCGGTCAACCCGCGGCGCCAGTGGCGCGAGCTGATGGACGCCCGGCGCCCCCTGTACACCGAAGTCGCGCGCGTCGTGGTGGCCACCGACGACCGCACCCCCGAAGAGGTCGCCCAGGCGGTCCTCGACGCTCTGGAGTTGAAGGACGTATGA
- the aroB gene encoding 3-dehydroquinate synthase produces MTDQVTRIQVGGSAGHDPYDVLVGRQLLGELGSLIGTRAKRVAVIHPEALASTGEALRDDLAEQGFEAVAIQVPNAEEAKTVEVAAYCWKALGQSGFTRTDVIVGVGGGATTDLAGFVAASWLRGVRWVAVPTTVLAMVDAAVGGKTGINTAEGKNLVGAFHPPAGVLCDLAALDSLPVNDYVSGLAEIIKAGFISDPVILDLIESDPQAARTPAGPHTAELIVRSIRVKADVVSSDLKESGLREILNYGHTLAHAIEKNERYKWRHGAAVSVGMVFAAELGRLAGRLDDATADRHKAVLASVGLPLTYRGDQWPKLLETMKVDKKSRGDLLRFIVLDGLAKPTVLEGPDPAVLVAAYGEVAA; encoded by the coding sequence ATGACAGACCAGGTGACGCGGATCCAGGTGGGCGGCAGCGCCGGCCACGACCCGTACGACGTGCTGGTCGGGCGGCAGCTGCTCGGGGAGCTCGGCTCCCTGATCGGTACGCGGGCCAAGCGCGTCGCGGTGATCCACCCCGAGGCGCTGGCCTCGACCGGTGAGGCCCTGCGCGACGACCTGGCCGAGCAGGGCTTCGAGGCGGTCGCCATCCAGGTGCCGAACGCCGAGGAGGCCAAGACCGTCGAGGTGGCGGCGTACTGCTGGAAGGCGCTGGGGCAGTCCGGCTTCACCCGGACCGACGTGATCGTCGGCGTCGGCGGGGGAGCCACCACCGACCTGGCCGGCTTCGTCGCGGCCTCCTGGCTGCGCGGGGTGCGCTGGGTCGCGGTGCCGACCACCGTGCTGGCGATGGTCGACGCGGCGGTCGGCGGCAAGACGGGTATCAACACCGCCGAGGGCAAGAACCTCGTGGGCGCCTTCCACCCGCCGGCCGGCGTCCTGTGCGACCTGGCGGCGCTGGACTCCCTGCCGGTCAACGACTACGTCAGCGGCCTCGCCGAGATCATCAAGGCCGGCTTCATCTCCGACCCGGTGATCCTCGACCTGATCGAGTCGGACCCGCAGGCGGCCCGCACGCCCGCCGGCCCGCACACCGCCGAGCTCATCGTGCGGTCCATCCGGGTCAAGGCCGACGTGGTCTCCAGCGACCTCAAGGAGTCCGGACTCCGCGAGATCCTCAACTACGGCCACACCCTGGCGCACGCGATCGAGAAGAACGAGCGCTACAAGTGGCGCCACGGCGCCGCCGTCTCCGTCGGCATGGTCTTCGCCGCCGAACTGGGCCGCCTCGCGGGCCGCCTCGACGACGCCACGGCCGACCGGCACAAGGCGGTCCTGGCCTCGGTCGGGCTGCCGCTGACCTACCGCGGCGACCAGTGGCCCAAGCTGCTGGAGACCATGAAGGTCGACAAGAAGTCCCGCGGCGACCTGCTGCGGTTCATCGTCCTCGACGGGCTGGCGAAGCCGACCGTCCTGGAAGGCCCCGACCCGGCCGTGCTCGTGGCCGCGTACGGAGAGGTCGCCGCGTGA
- the aroQ gene encoding type II 3-dehydroquinate dehydratase, translating to MSRRVLVLNGPNLGRLGSREPDVYGATSYQGLVESCRSLGGELGFDVEVRETNDEGELVRWLHEAADGKIPVVINPGAFTHYSYAMRDAAAQRTAPLIEVHISNPYAREEFRHTSVIAAVATGTVAGFGIGSYRLALRALAEETAA from the coding sequence GTGAGCCGCCGCGTCCTGGTGCTGAACGGCCCGAACCTGGGCCGGCTCGGCTCGCGCGAGCCCGACGTGTACGGGGCCACCTCGTACCAGGGGCTCGTCGAGAGCTGCCGCTCGCTGGGCGGGGAGCTCGGCTTCGACGTCGAGGTCCGCGAGACCAACGACGAGGGGGAGCTCGTGCGCTGGCTGCACGAGGCGGCGGACGGCAAGATCCCCGTGGTGATCAACCCGGGGGCCTTCACGCACTACTCGTACGCGATGCGGGACGCGGCCGCCCAGCGCACCGCGCCCCTCATCGAGGTGCACATCTCCAACCCGTACGCCCGCGAGGAGTTCCGGCACACGTCGGTCATCGCCGCGGTGGCGACCGGCACGGTCGCGGGCTTCGGCATCGGTTCCTACCGGCTGGCGCTGCGCGCGCTGGCGGAGGAGACCGCGGCCTGA
- a CDS encoding AAA family ATPase, whose translation MQQGVGGGGAGWGQPGPHPAAPPQPPGPPGRGWPGHAPTPPPGAGHHGPPPGAGHHGPSSGTAPGAAHHGPPAGPPHPGPPTIPLAPVPEATGHVPLPPAGPGTGGATLAVLLIGPAGAGKTTVARHWAGTRPVPTAHVSLDDVREWVCSGFADPQAGWNEHSEAQYRLARRTCGFAARNYLANGISCILDDAVFPDRPVVGLGGWKRHVGPGLLPVVLLPGLEIVLERNAARSGNRRLSDEEVARIHGRMAGWYGSGLPIIDNSHLDVEGTARALDEVLARAIAAPTAW comes from the coding sequence ATGCAGCAAGGAGTGGGGGGCGGCGGCGCGGGCTGGGGACAGCCGGGACCGCATCCGGCGGCGCCCCCGCAGCCGCCGGGGCCCCCGGGACGCGGCTGGCCGGGCCACGCACCGACGCCGCCCCCCGGGGCCGGACACCACGGACCGCCGCCGGGAGCCGGCCACCACGGACCGTCCTCCGGGACGGCGCCCGGCGCCGCGCACCACGGCCCGCCCGCCGGGCCCCCGCACCCGGGCCCGCCCACGATCCCGCTGGCCCCCGTGCCCGAGGCGACCGGGCACGTCCCGCTGCCGCCGGCCGGGCCGGGCACCGGGGGGGCCACCCTCGCCGTGCTGCTGATCGGCCCGGCGGGCGCGGGCAAGACCACGGTGGCCCGCCACTGGGCCGGCACCCGTCCGGTGCCGACCGCGCACGTCAGCCTGGACGACGTACGGGAATGGGTCTGCTCGGGCTTCGCGGACCCGCAGGCCGGCTGGAACGAGCACTCCGAGGCCCAGTACCGGCTGGCCCGCCGGACCTGCGGTTTCGCCGCCCGGAACTACCTGGCCAACGGCATCTCCTGCATCCTCGACGACGCCGTCTTCCCGGACCGGCCGGTCGTCGGACTGGGCGGCTGGAAGCGGCACGTGGGCCCCGGCCTGCTGCCCGTGGTGCTGCTGCCCGGCCTGGAGATCGTCCTGGAGCGCAACGCGGCCCGCTCCGGCAACCGCAGGCTCTCCGACGAGGAGGTCGCGCGGATCCACGGCCGCATGGCCGGCTGGTACGGCTCGGGCCTGCCGATCATCGACAACTCCCACCTCGACGTCGAGGGCACCGCCCGCGCCCTCGACGAGGTCCTGGCCCGCGCCATAGCGGCCCCCACGGCCTGGTAG